In Leptospira limi, a single genomic region encodes these proteins:
- a CDS encoding alkaline phosphatase family protein codes for MKQTKTKFQKTVVINIVGLSKSVISEHTPFLKQYLKSKNHTLIEPMLPGVTTSVQSTYLTGKWPSEHGIVGNGWYDRIDSEVKFWKQSNQLVYGEKLWEKAKKIDPNFTCSKMFWWYNMYSSADYSVTPRPQYHADGVKAPDCYSHPPELRDELQKKFGAFPLFHFWGPNANIRSTKWIKDATLYVDEKYDPTLTLVYLPHLDYGLQKVGSNVSKLKKELFELDQIVKELVEAYRKKNAKVILLSEYGISDVHTPIHINRILRENNLIQVRKERWYELLDPGASNAFAVSDHQVSHIYCKDEKTLQLTKEIAKQIPGVALVLDKREQKKYHIQHERSGDLVLVAKDGFWFTYYYWMNDKEAPDYARLVDIHRKPGYDPAELFLNPSQKFVKWKVIWTLIKKKLGFRYLMDVIPLDAGLVRGSHGGFPKSPDFYPIFSAEIPLPKKNISAIKVYDFIWEQMTSEI; via the coding sequence ATGAAACAAACCAAAACAAAATTCCAAAAAACAGTAGTCATCAATATCGTGGGGCTTTCGAAAAGTGTAATTTCGGAACACACTCCCTTTTTAAAACAATATCTCAAATCTAAAAACCATACACTCATCGAACCAATGTTACCTGGCGTTACGACAAGCGTACAGAGTACATACCTAACTGGTAAATGGCCAAGTGAACATGGAATTGTGGGGAATGGATGGTATGACCGAATTGATTCAGAAGTGAAATTTTGGAAACAATCCAATCAACTGGTCTATGGAGAAAAACTTTGGGAAAAAGCTAAAAAAATAGACCCTAATTTTACGTGTTCCAAAATGTTTTGGTGGTACAATATGTACTCTTCGGCAGATTATTCTGTAACACCGAGGCCACAATACCATGCGGACGGAGTTAAGGCACCTGATTGTTATTCCCATCCGCCTGAATTGAGAGACGAACTACAAAAAAAATTCGGAGCATTCCCTCTATTTCATTTTTGGGGACCAAATGCAAATATTCGTTCTACAAAATGGATCAAAGATGCCACTTTGTATGTGGATGAAAAATATGATCCTACTTTGACACTTGTGTATTTACCCCATTTGGATTATGGGTTACAAAAGGTTGGTTCTAACGTATCCAAACTAAAGAAAGAACTATTTGAATTGGATCAGATTGTAAAAGAGTTAGTGGAAGCCTACCGAAAGAAAAATGCCAAAGTGATTTTACTTTCTGAGTATGGAATTAGTGATGTTCACACACCCATTCATATCAATCGTATTTTAAGAGAAAACAATCTCATACAAGTAAGAAAGGAACGTTGGTACGAACTTTTAGACCCAGGTGCATCCAACGCATTTGCAGTATCTGACCACCAAGTCTCACATATTTATTGTAAGGATGAAAAAACCTTACAACTTACAAAAGAAATCGCGAAACAAATACCAGGTGTTGCGTTAGTCCTTGATAAAAGAGAACAAAAAAAATACCACATTCAGCATGAAAGATCGGGAGATCTTGTATTAGTTGCAAAAGACGGCTTTTGGTTTACTTACTATTATTGGATGAACGACAAAGAAGCTCCAGATTACGCTCGCTTGGTGGACATACATCGAAAACCTGGGTATGATCCTGCAGAACTCTTTTTAAACCCAAGTCAAAAGTTTGTAAAATGGAAGGTGATTTGGACATTAATCAAGAAAAAACTTGGCTTTCGTTACTTAATGGATGTGATTCCATTAGATGCAGGTTTGGTAAGAGGTTCCCATGGTGGATTTCCAAAGAGTCCAGATTTTTACCCTATTTTTTCAGCAGAAATCCCTCTCCCTAAGAAAAATATTTCTGCTATAAAAGTGTACGATTTCATCTGGGAGCAGATGACTTCGGAGATTTAA
- a CDS encoding Crp/Fnr family transcriptional regulator, with amino-acid sequence MSVEDIKIVTYSKGAAIVVQNSVNTGNFFIVKSGRVSVDSEHIVVDHELAYYEAGDSFGLVSALTEHRFLVTLFADTDVELVQIPIRLLGSYLKERKELAMKILGLYSRELRTLQKHLSKANKPADREYHPERLVQNARTYLSWQKPSLAAYSLQAFLKWSKENNSNENVQEASDLFKSVATSYKPFPWDNMQSTLEAGEVLFVESEKSNEIYVVLEGNVKLFGIVRGFEYVIDVLGPGEIFGEMSLIDNAPRMASAITETKSKILRVTPENLFESVGPSLLQKIFESIARRIWFSHQRLVILRLKTPVTRLYAYLYNSIRDQDIRLGRNLDVSLSTPHTIYIQMEELCNMCGIIKLKQESIDEFKADTNLVIEPNRITIKSRKRLEEKLGHFKSKEGQIVA; translated from the coding sequence GTGTCCGTAGAAGATATCAAAATTGTAACATACTCGAAAGGGGCAGCCATTGTTGTCCAAAATTCCGTCAATACTGGGAATTTTTTCATCGTTAAATCGGGCCGGGTTTCGGTAGATTCCGAACACATCGTTGTAGACCATGAACTTGCTTATTATGAAGCGGGGGATAGTTTTGGTTTGGTTTCTGCACTCACGGAACATAGGTTCCTTGTCACTTTATTTGCTGACACAGATGTAGAACTGGTGCAAATTCCAATCCGCCTACTTGGTTCTTACCTAAAAGAACGTAAAGAACTTGCGATGAAAATTTTAGGCCTTTATTCAAGGGAATTAAGAACCCTTCAAAAACATCTATCAAAAGCAAATAAGCCAGCGGATCGCGAATACCACCCTGAACGTTTGGTACAAAATGCACGGACCTATCTTTCCTGGCAAAAACCAAGTCTTGCAGCCTATTCTCTGCAAGCCTTTCTCAAATGGTCTAAAGAAAACAATTCGAATGAAAATGTACAGGAAGCGTCCGACTTATTTAAGTCAGTTGCAACTTCCTACAAACCATTTCCTTGGGACAATATGCAGTCCACGTTGGAAGCTGGCGAAGTTCTTTTTGTCGAAAGCGAAAAGAGTAACGAAATCTACGTTGTGTTAGAAGGGAATGTAAAACTATTTGGAATTGTCCGCGGATTTGAATACGTAATCGATGTCCTCGGGCCAGGTGAGATTTTTGGAGAAATGTCCCTCATTGACAATGCTCCGAGGATGGCATCTGCGATCACCGAAACCAAGAGCAAAATCTTAAGAGTGACTCCTGAGAATTTATTTGAGTCAGTAGGACCGTCGTTACTGCAAAAGATTTTTGAAAGTATTGCACGTCGTATTTGGTTTTCCCACCAAAGACTGGTCATATTACGTTTGAAAACACCAGTCACCAGACTTTATGCATATTTGTACAATTCCATCCGTGACCAGGATATTCGACTCGGGCGAAATTTAGATGTAAGTTTATCCACTCCCCATACGATTTATATCCAAATGGAAGAGTTATGTAATATGTGTGGGATCATCAAATTAAAACAGGAAAGTATCGATGAATTCAAGGCAGATACAAATCTTGTGATCGAACCCAACCGCATTACCATTAAAAGCAGAAAACGTTTGGAAGAAAAATTGGGCCACTTCAAATCAAAAGAGGGTCAAATTGTTGCCTAA
- a CDS encoding PP2C family protein-serine/threonine phosphatase: MKYLLCVSLFSVSLSAEMIPLESGWTFQLEGESNPKQIQVGIPLVEQGYKVPLKGKYHLTIPITKLPESSLSVYLDRVHSADQTYWNGKRIGTTGGMSPNYYAYWHKVRYYEIPNSLVLLGDNHLEVDIECRETQFRCGLFRSTPMFGTQNEIKDKMIYEDVNQIVMAALFFGIFLQQAIGYALNRSSKSGLYLAGTAIFFVCWRLPALNKIHYLGINPEILVRLLFFCQFIFPVFIMLFVHTLFERRITKIAFLTFLFDSILALIQLLELNPDVRFYFVYVWYILLGIKVPILVQLLARNYNKTPEAIVVSLGALLATFFGIADVLTDFITGKNAYLTQYGILTFLFSGVLAIALQSSRTKRELRNLNESLEMIVTLRTQELQKQYKLLHDDLVMAASLQSKLIPPMEFQYQTLNVASMFMPMEKIGGDYFDYYIHEDGSLTFLLCDVLGHGIAAALIAGMLKVNFLEIAPKIKDPSQFLTELNLKMLPVVEKNYITAVASHFDLKNQVFQYSVMGHPSPFHQNRKENTLEALGGRGPIMGWKKDVFLETFTHPLLPGDRFFFYTDGITESHNRTKEMFGETRLRTQLLEGIVLSPKELNEKIKSEIKKFTFRLSDDVTYFTIDFL, encoded by the coding sequence ATGAAGTACCTTTTGTGTGTATCCTTGTTTAGTGTTTCCCTCTCAGCGGAAATGATTCCATTAGAATCAGGTTGGACTTTCCAATTAGAGGGAGAATCCAATCCTAAACAAATTCAGGTTGGAATCCCACTTGTCGAACAGGGATATAAAGTACCTCTGAAAGGGAAATACCATCTAACAATTCCCATCACAAAATTACCAGAATCTTCCTTATCAGTGTACCTAGATCGTGTCCATTCCGCAGACCAAACTTATTGGAATGGAAAACGAATTGGTACGACGGGTGGTATGTCACCTAATTATTATGCGTATTGGCATAAGGTTCGTTATTATGAAATTCCAAATTCGCTTGTATTGTTAGGTGATAATCACCTAGAAGTAGATATTGAATGCCGAGAAACTCAATTCCGATGTGGATTGTTCAGGTCAACTCCAATGTTTGGAACTCAAAATGAGATCAAAGACAAAATGATTTACGAAGATGTAAATCAAATCGTTATGGCGGCCTTGTTTTTTGGAATTTTTTTACAACAGGCAATTGGATATGCCTTAAATCGTTCATCTAAATCTGGATTGTATCTTGCTGGAACTGCTATTTTTTTTGTATGTTGGCGTTTACCTGCTTTAAACAAAATTCATTATCTAGGGATCAATCCAGAAATATTGGTAAGGTTACTTTTCTTTTGCCAATTTATATTTCCCGTATTTATCATGTTATTCGTTCATACATTATTTGAACGGAGGATAACAAAGATTGCCTTCCTAACCTTTTTATTCGATTCTATTTTGGCGTTGATCCAATTATTGGAACTCAATCCCGATGTTCGGTTTTATTTTGTGTATGTTTGGTATATTTTACTTGGAATTAAAGTACCAATATTAGTCCAACTTCTTGCCCGAAATTATAATAAAACACCGGAAGCGATTGTTGTCTCTTTAGGTGCATTACTTGCTACATTTTTTGGAATTGCTGATGTATTAACAGATTTCATCACAGGAAAAAATGCATACTTAACCCAATATGGAATATTAACATTTTTATTTTCTGGAGTTCTTGCCATTGCCTTACAAAGTTCGAGAACCAAAAGAGAGTTACGTAATTTAAATGAATCCTTGGAGATGATTGTAACTCTCAGAACACAAGAATTACAAAAACAATATAAACTTTTACATGATGATTTGGTCATGGCAGCAAGTCTACAATCCAAGTTAATCCCACCTATGGAATTTCAATACCAAACTCTAAATGTAGCCTCTATGTTTATGCCTATGGAAAAGATTGGTGGGGATTATTTTGATTACTACATTCACGAGGATGGTTCACTTACTTTTTTGTTATGCGATGTTTTGGGTCATGGGATTGCTGCCGCACTCATTGCAGGGATGTTGAAAGTGAATTTTCTGGAAATTGCACCGAAAATCAAAGATCCATCTCAATTTTTAACCGAATTAAATTTAAAAATGTTACCTGTTGTTGAGAAAAACTACATCACGGCAGTAGCAAGTCATTTTGATTTGAAAAACCAAGTGTTTCAGTATTCTGTTATGGGACATCCAAGTCCATTCCACCAAAATCGTAAGGAAAACACATTGGAGGCATTAGGTGGTCGTGGGCCAATCATGGGTTGGAAAAAGGATGTGTTTTTGGAAACATTTACACACCCACTACTACCTGGAGATCGATTCTTTTTTTATACGGATGGAATCACAGAAAGTCATAACCGAACAAAAGAAATGTTCGGAGAAACGCGACTTCGAACCCAACTATTAGAAGGAATTGTATTAAGTCCTAAGGAACTAAACGAAAAAATCAAATCGGAAATCAAAAAATTTACTTTTCGATTGTCAGATGATGTAACTTACTTTACGATCGATTTCCTATGA
- a CDS encoding LIC11742 family lipoprotein, translating into MKKILFRILPLLLVGSVLGNCVYSELRTPGLAANMTQYVMNSDDYQIVGPVETQGEFVTWFLVVLTGETGYSDLLKQAREKGGDDIINYRFEIRQKSIFLVVWNRVIWNASALAIKYRDKVKK; encoded by the coding sequence ATGAAAAAGATTCTGTTTCGCATTTTACCATTGTTGTTAGTTGGTTCCGTACTCGGGAATTGTGTCTACTCAGAGTTACGTACTCCGGGTCTTGCTGCCAACATGACTCAGTATGTAATGAATTCTGATGACTACCAAATCGTTGGTCCTGTTGAAACCCAAGGTGAATTTGTCACTTGGTTTTTAGTCGTTTTAACAGGAGAAACAGGTTACAGTGATTTATTAAAACAAGCGAGAGAAAAAGGTGGGGATGATATCATTAACTATCGATTTGAAATTAGACAAAAAAGTATTTTCCTGGTTGTTTGGAATCGAGTGATTTGGAATGCCTCCGCTCTTGCGATCAAATACCGAGATAAAGTTAAAAAATAA
- a CDS encoding NAD(P)-binding domain-containing protein: MWPQVYFNWLRNSSPTGEVEIYPELSDSYETNLPNVFVIGDLTGVPLLKMATESGVQVWNHIPNFKNDRYDVVIIGSGPSGVSCALEAKRLGKKYIVLESNLPFQTIQSYPNGKPIFAEPNDYIGSSAIKIVDTTKEGLLKDLNHFLKQNPIQIETNQRVVHIQKDQIGYTLVTESGSKYQTNSVVIAMGKSGDPKKLGIKGEMGSNVLYRLIDPKDTKDQSVVIVGGGDTALESAILCSEYAKEITLIHRGNEFNKAKSENVKKVLTLSSQGKIKILYNATLTEINQTNVFVIEKESALKIKSDLVYILIGNMPPLHFFQKIGVKLQNQKNFLDWLGFSSLLGFAFTAYFGKASFYGPFWFSAVASTFAVYSALSLILYATISLSKNKQKFDGWKIFKVSYFVFAFLYFLSIYFLATYQQFQLFGKYPSFHYTFLYSLTILIFGIRRMVVRKTQYIFYQTLSLIGIQIFFLFLLPELILPKLGDLGYLGGPEGFIRREIFPSNAYWKAYGFILAWPLSMGVLYDGGITTFWLVYGLSFSFVLIPLMVYHYGKGVYCGWICSCGGLAETLGDEYRQKMPHSKTAYRWEHTGQYILFLSFLLTVLKLFSVYGKSLLPVLSLGEMIADSIKLYYDIFVDIGLAGVVGVGCYFLYSGRVWCRMFCPLASLMHIYARFSKFRIFSDKKKCISCNICTKNCHQGIDVMSYASRGIPMDSVQCVRCSACVSLCPTDVLSFGKLNGNQISFDLLDAKTRK, encoded by the coding sequence ATGTGGCCTCAAGTTTATTTTAATTGGTTAAGAAACTCATCTCCCACTGGTGAAGTGGAAATTTACCCAGAATTATCTGACTCCTATGAAACAAATTTACCGAATGTATTTGTGATTGGAGATCTAACGGGTGTTCCACTTTTGAAAATGGCTACAGAAAGCGGTGTTCAAGTTTGGAATCACATCCCTAATTTTAAAAATGATCGTTATGACGTGGTGATCATTGGTTCAGGACCTTCCGGTGTGTCTTGTGCTTTAGAAGCAAAACGATTGGGTAAAAAGTATATCGTTTTAGAATCGAATTTACCCTTTCAAACCATTCAGAGTTATCCTAATGGAAAACCAATCTTTGCTGAACCAAATGATTATATTGGAAGTTCTGCAATCAAAATTGTTGATACAACAAAGGAAGGTCTTCTAAAAGATTTAAATCATTTTTTAAAACAAAATCCAATCCAAATCGAAACAAACCAAAGAGTTGTCCACATCCAAAAAGACCAGATTGGGTATACTTTAGTAACAGAATCTGGCTCGAAATACCAAACGAATTCTGTTGTGATTGCAATGGGAAAATCAGGTGATCCAAAAAAATTAGGAATCAAAGGAGAAATGGGATCGAATGTTCTATACCGTTTGATCGATCCGAAAGATACCAAGGACCAATCAGTGGTCATCGTAGGAGGGGGTGATACCGCATTAGAATCTGCCATTCTGTGTTCCGAATATGCAAAAGAGATTACACTCATACATAGAGGGAATGAATTTAATAAAGCAAAATCTGAAAATGTAAAAAAGGTCTTAACACTTTCATCTCAAGGGAAAATTAAAATCCTTTATAACGCAACACTAACAGAGATTAACCAAACGAATGTTTTTGTGATAGAAAAAGAATCCGCTCTCAAAATCAAATCGGATTTAGTATATATATTAATTGGTAATATGCCACCACTTCATTTTTTTCAGAAAATTGGTGTTAAGTTACAAAACCAAAAGAATTTTTTGGATTGGTTGGGATTTTCGAGCCTTCTGGGTTTTGCATTCACTGCTTATTTTGGAAAAGCCTCTTTTTATGGTCCTTTTTGGTTTTCCGCAGTGGCATCCACATTTGCCGTTTATTCTGCATTGAGTTTGATTTTATATGCTACTATTTCGCTATCCAAAAACAAACAAAAGTTTGATGGGTGGAAGATTTTTAAAGTTTCTTATTTCGTTTTTGCTTTTTTGTATTTTTTGTCAATTTATTTTTTGGCAACCTACCAACAGTTCCAATTATTTGGCAAATACCCTTCCTTCCATTACACCTTCTTATATTCACTCACAATTTTGATCTTTGGAATTAGAAGGATGGTGGTTCGGAAAACCCAGTACATCTTTTACCAAACATTGTCTTTAATTGGAATCCAGATTTTCTTTTTATTCCTATTGCCTGAATTGATATTACCAAAGTTAGGTGATCTTGGCTATTTAGGTGGCCCAGAAGGATTTATTAGAAGGGAAATATTTCCTTCTAATGCATATTGGAAGGCGTATGGATTCATTTTAGCATGGCCCCTCAGTATGGGTGTGTTGTATGACGGTGGGATCACTACCTTTTGGTTGGTTTATGGTTTGTCCTTTAGTTTTGTTTTGATTCCTTTAATGGTGTATCATTACGGAAAAGGTGTGTATTGTGGTTGGATTTGTTCTTGTGGTGGGCTTGCCGAAACTCTAGGGGATGAATACCGTCAAAAAATGCCACATTCCAAAACGGCGTATCGATGGGAACATACAGGTCAATACATTCTCTTCTTAAGCTTTTTACTTACAGTTCTAAAACTCTTTAGTGTGTATGGGAAGTCATTGTTACCTGTTCTATCATTAGGAGAAATGATTGCCGATTCTATCAAATTGTATTACGACATTTTTGTTGATATTGGTCTCGCTGGTGTTGTTGGTGTTGGATGTTATTTTTTATACTCGGGCCGAGTTTGGTGTAGGATGTTTTGTCCACTTGCATCACTTATGCATATATATGCGAGATTTAGTAAGTTTCGAATTTTTTCAGATAAAAAAAAATGTATATCATGTAATATCTGTACAAAAAATTGCCACCAAGGTATCGATGTGATGAGTTATGCGAGTCGTGGGATTCCCATGGACAGCGTACAGTGCGTAAGATGTTCTGCATGTGTTTCATTGTGTCCAACAGATGTTTTGAGTTTTGGTAAACTAAATGGAAATCAAATCAGCTTTGACTTACTGGATGCAAAAACTAGGAAATAA
- a CDS encoding sensor histidine kinase — translation MKLVFHKIGLRYLLNLGVKHQLDLQTSVRVQLANLIAVLGIFSNIQYSILFVVAGAPNVWIMNCIHLSVICIFSYILYLNFKERYSLARIFLIFTISIPLVFVSLISFGNSGGFYYYFLVFALAPFVLFSYEDKFWILLVFLTNNLFYIWFEFFGTPGKFQEGTLLYDPKIQELFRVNSVVSCLFFVALIMFYFLRNTNRIQQEMIRTNEHKDRIFSILAHDLKGPIGTMNSYLGFLNETLPDREELLVALKELKKSTNQSYLVLENLLDWVRNESKKIPTHLEFINLCAVTQNAKDILELQATDKGIQWKIQLSDPLMVYCDERMISTVIRNLFSNAIKFSHPKGTVTITSVTGPKFVDLSIVDMGIGMSMDQIRQIGEGKPFPTAFGTQGEKGTGLGLLVCTEMLRNQGCTMNVTSSTNHGTKITIRIPNSP, via the coding sequence ATGAAATTGGTTTTCCACAAAATTGGGTTACGGTATTTGCTCAACTTGGGAGTCAAACACCAATTAGACCTTCAAACTTCGGTTAGGGTGCAGTTGGCCAATTTAATCGCCGTTTTAGGAATATTCTCTAATATCCAATATTCCATTTTGTTCGTAGTCGCTGGTGCACCCAATGTTTGGATTATGAACTGCATTCATCTTTCCGTGATCTGCATATTTTCTTATATTCTGTATTTGAATTTTAAGGAACGGTATTCACTTGCTAGGATTTTCTTAATTTTTACAATTTCGATTCCGTTGGTATTTGTTTCATTGATTAGTTTTGGAAATTCAGGTGGTTTTTATTATTATTTTTTGGTTTTTGCTTTAGCCCCATTTGTATTGTTCTCTTACGAAGATAAGTTCTGGATCCTTCTTGTTTTTTTGACCAATAATCTATTTTATATTTGGTTTGAATTTTTTGGAACTCCAGGAAAATTCCAAGAAGGCACATTATTATATGATCCCAAAATCCAAGAATTGTTTCGAGTCAATTCGGTTGTATCTTGTTTGTTCTTTGTTGCCCTCATCATGTTTTATTTCTTACGCAACACCAATCGTATCCAACAAGAGATGATACGAACCAACGAACATAAAGATCGAATTTTTTCGATATTAGCCCACGACTTAAAAGGTCCTATTGGAACAATGAATTCCTATTTAGGATTTTTAAACGAAACATTGCCGGACCGTGAAGAATTACTCGTAGCACTTAAAGAATTAAAAAAAAGTACAAACCAATCTTATTTGGTCTTAGAAAATTTACTAGATTGGGTAAGGAATGAATCCAAAAAAATTCCCACTCATTTAGAATTCATCAACTTATGTGCAGTGACTCAAAATGCAAAAGACATTTTGGAATTACAAGCAACGGATAAGGGAATCCAATGGAAGATCCAACTTTCAGATCCTTTAATGGTGTACTGTGATGAGAGAATGATTAGCACAGTCATTCGGAATTTATTTTCCAATGCGATTAAATTTTCCCATCCCAAAGGAACAGTTACCATCACCAGTGTGACTGGACCAAAATTTGTAGACTTGAGTATTGTCGACATGGGAATTGGAATGTCTATGGATCAAATTCGGCAGATAGGGGAAGGGAAACCATTTCCAACAGCATTTGGAACCCAAGGTGAAAAAGGAACTGGACTAGGCCTCTTAGTATGTACGGAAATGTTAAGGAACCAGGGTTGTACGATGAATGTGACAAGTTCAACAAATCATGGGACAAAAATCACGATTAGAATTCCTAACTCTCCTTAA
- a CDS encoding ketopantoate reductase family protein, protein MNDGYPSIAICGIGSVTVTIVHAFHQNKVPYKILCKDQNRLFSLKEKPIQFKGPNGITTDINLKDHLTLVRDNTETFDYIILGCKNLVLNDYIDITKKHLNPNGKWILIQNGLPEEHFSNLKNKIISGVVGWNTQVLENGVYFQSNPGSLVLGGSDQTKPNSI, encoded by the coding sequence ATGAACGATGGATATCCTTCGATTGCAATTTGTGGAATTGGCTCTGTTACTGTTACCATAGTACATGCCTTTCACCAAAACAAAGTTCCTTATAAAATCCTTTGCAAAGACCAAAACAGGCTTTTTTCCTTAAAAGAAAAACCAATTCAATTTAAAGGTCCAAATGGTATTACAACCGATATAAACTTAAAAGACCATTTAACATTGGTTCGAGACAACACTGAAACCTTTGACTACATCATCTTAGGATGTAAAAACCTAGTATTGAACGATTATATTGATATCACAAAAAAACATTTAAACCCTAACGGGAAATGGATCTTAATCCAAAACGGCTTACCCGAAGAACATTTTTCGAATCTTAAAAACAAAATCATTTCAGGGGTTGTTGGATGGAACACACAAGTATTGGAAAATGGAGTCTACTTTCAGTCCAATCCTGGTAGTTTAGTACTCGGTGGTTCGGACCAAACCAAACCAAATTCGATCTAG
- a CDS encoding ArsR family transcriptional regulator: MTKDLKRKPKESPKKLGQWTFLSNHAHVLICLSKDPEMRLKDVAVLVGITERAVQTIVKDLVDASVLQKSKDGRRNQYIIQTDQKLRHPVEANHTISELLKLGK, encoded by the coding sequence ATGACAAAAGACTTAAAACGGAAACCGAAAGAAAGTCCTAAAAAATTAGGACAATGGACGTTTTTATCAAATCACGCTCACGTACTCATTTGTTTGAGTAAAGACCCCGAAATGCGTTTGAAGGATGTAGCAGTGCTTGTTGGGATTACGGAAAGAGCTGTCCAAACCATTGTGAAAGACTTAGTGGATGCGTCTGTATTACAGAAAAGTAAGGATGGGCGCCGGAATCAATACATCATCCAAACGGATCAAAAACTAAGACACCCTGTCGAAGCCAATCATACAATCTCCGAACTTTTGAAATTAGGAAAGTAA
- a CDS encoding DoxX family protein, with protein sequence MKKFFVYSLALFYIVAGTNHFFSPEFYLEMMPDYLPFHELLNVTSGLSEITLGLLVLYERMRKLACYGIILLLLAIYPANINMLLEALDGKDFGVPIWALYVRLPFQFLFIYWAWAVRDFKLSEST encoded by the coding sequence ATGAAAAAGTTTTTCGTGTACTCCCTTGCATTGTTTTATATAGTCGCAGGCACAAACCATTTCTTTTCACCTGAATTTTACCTGGAAATGATGCCTGACTATCTACCTTTTCACGAATTACTCAATGTCACCAGTGGACTTTCTGAAATCACACTGGGTCTTCTTGTTTTATACGAAAGGATGAGAAAATTGGCATGTTATGGAATTATCCTGCTCTTACTTGCGATTTATCCTGCTAATATCAATATGTTGTTAGAAGCGTTAGACGGAAAGGACTTCGGAGTTCCAATTTGGGCATTATATGTTAGGTTACCGTTTCAATTTTTGTTTATTTATTGGGCATGGGCCGTTCGTGATTTCAAATTGTCCGAATCTACATAA
- a CDS encoding ketopantoate reductase family protein has protein sequence MTGFRWHKLAINSIINGLAASKQLSLGQLFLNRNGRNQAITVLTEIKELMSKLQIKEGVVPGSFPIQKLGGGKGSLPLWIRHLVLILLGLKYFKIRTSMVQDLDHKRKTEIEFINGEVVSEAIKIGLPVPENERIVNEVLKIESEFPS, from the coding sequence ATTACTGGCTTTAGGTGGCATAAACTTGCCATCAATTCCATCATCAATGGACTTGCCGCTTCCAAACAATTAAGTTTGGGACAATTATTTCTTAACCGAAATGGTCGGAACCAAGCAATTACGGTTCTCACTGAAATCAAAGAATTGATGTCCAAGTTGCAGATCAAAGAAGGAGTGGTTCCTGGTTCATTTCCCATACAAAAACTTGGCGGAGGAAAAGGATCATTACCACTTTGGATTCGCCATTTGGTTCTGATCTTGCTTGGTTTAAAGTATTTTAAAATCAGAACGTCAATGGTCCAGGACTTAGATCATAAACGAAAAACAGAAATTGAATTTATCAATGGCGAAGTCGTAAGTGAAGCCATTAAAATTGGATTACCAGTTCCCGAGAATGAAAGGATAGTGAATGAAGTATTGAAGATAGAAAGTGAATTCCCCTCGTAA
- the perRA gene encoding peroxide-responsive transcriptional repressor PerRA, which produces MDLSYQKTKELLESHGIRPTSQRLEMAHLLLEKHQHLFAEEVFHLVNTHFPHASRATIFNNLKLFAEKGLLGTLELKSGVTHFDSNMGVHHHALDETSGEIVDIELNDSLEEKVLKELKESYFQKTGKELQNPKLVITLRGK; this is translated from the coding sequence ATGGATCTAAGTTACCAAAAAACAAAGGAACTTTTGGAATCACATGGAATTCGGCCCACTTCCCAACGATTGGAAATGGCACACCTACTCCTTGAGAAACACCAACATTTGTTTGCCGAAGAAGTTTTTCATTTGGTGAATACTCACTTTCCCCATGCATCCCGAGCTACCATTTTTAATAACCTAAAATTATTCGCGGAAAAAGGTTTGCTCGGAACGTTAGAGTTGAAGTCAGGTGTCACTCATTTTGATTCCAATATGGGTGTCCACCACCATGCACTGGATGAAACTTCTGGAGAGATAGTAGACATCGAACTCAATGATTCCTTGGAAGAAAAGGTTCTAAAAGAATTAAAGGAAAGTTATTTCCAGAAAACGGGAAAAGAATTACAAAACCCAAAACTTGTCATTACCTTAAGAGGGAAATAA